The Vicia villosa cultivar HV-30 ecotype Madison, WI linkage group LG1, Vvil1.0, whole genome shotgun sequence genome includes a region encoding these proteins:
- the LOC131645065 gene encoding methylmalonate-semialdehyde dehydrogenase [acylating], mitochondrial-like isoform X2: protein MIMLSILPLLRVPNLIGGKFVESKSLAFIDVINPATQDVVSQVPLTTNEEFKAAVAAAKKAFPSWRNTPITKRQRVMLKFQELIRRDMDKLAISVTTEQGKTLKDAQGDVFRGLEVVEHACGMATLQMGEYVSNVANGIDTFSVKEPIGVCAGICPFNFPAMIPLWMFPVAVTCGNTFILKPSEKDPGASMLLAQLAMEAGLPEGVLNIVHGAHDTVNAICDHEDIKAISFVGSNVAGMHIYARAAAKGKRVQSNMGAKNHAIVMPDASVDATINALIAAGFGAAGQRCMALSTVVFVGGSKPWESILVERAKALKVNAGTEPDADLGPVISIQAKERIHKLIQSGFESGARLLLDGRSIVVPGYESGNFIGPTILADVTSDMECYKEEIFGPVLLLTEANSLDEAIKFVNENKYGNGATIFTRSGVAARKFQTEIEAGQVGINVPIPVPLPFFSFTGNKASFAGDLNFYGKAGVNFYTQIKTITQNWKESVNEDKINMAMPTSQKS, encoded by the exons ATGATTATGCTTTCAATTTTGCCCCTTTTG AGAGTTCCAAATCTCATTGGGGGCAAGTTTGTTGAGTCAAAATCATTGGCTTTCATTGATGTTATAAACCCT GCAACGCAAGACGTTGTTTCACAAGTTCCTTTGACTACAAATGAAGAGTTTAAAGCTGCAGTGGCTGCAGCAAAGAAGGCATTTCCTTCATGGCGTAACACTCCGATCACGAAACGTCAACGTGTTATGTTGAAGTTCCAGGAGCTTATACGCCGAGATATG GATAAACTTGCCATCAGTGTGACTACCGAACAAGGAAAGACTTTAAAGGATGCACAAGGAGATGTATTCCGTGGATTAG AGGTGGTGGAACATGCTTGTGGGATGGCTACACTACAGATGGGAGAGTATGTTTCCAATGTGGCAAATGGAATTGATACTTTCAGTGTTAAAGAACCAATTGGTGTTTGTGCCGGTATCTGTCCTTTTAACTTTCCTGCGATGATTCCACTCTGG ATGTTCCCAGTGGCGGTTACCTGTGGCAATACCTTCATTCTGAAACCATCAGAGAAAGATCCAG GTGCTTCTATGCTTCTTGCACAATTGGCAATGGAGGCTGGTTTGCCTGAGGGTGTCTTAAATATAGTTCATGGAGCCCAT GATACTGTGAATGCTATCTGTGATCATGAAGACATCAAAGCTATATCTTTCGTTGGTTCAAATGTT GCTGGAATGCACATATACGCAAGAGCAGCAGCTAAAGGGAAGCGTGTTCAG tcTAACATGGGGGCCAAAAATCATGCAATTGTCATGCCAGATGCAAGTGTTGATGCTACCATAAATGCTTTAATTGCTGCAGGTTTTGGTGCTGCTGGACAAAGGTGCATGGCTTTAAGCACGGTTGTTTTTGTTGGAGGCTCGAAACCATG GGAAAGTATACTCGTAGAGCGTGCCAAAGCTCTTAAAGTCAATGCTGGAACTGAACCTGATGCGGACCTTGGTCCAGTCATTAGCATACAG GCAAAGGAGCGAATACACAAATTAATTCAATCTGGATTTGAAAGTGGGGCCAGACTATTGCTTGATGGAAGAAGTATAGTG GTTCCCGGATATGAATCCGGCAATTTTATTGGCCCAACCATCTTAGCCGATGTCACTTCCGACATGGAGTGCTACAAG GAGGAGATTTTTGGCCCTGTTCTTCTTCTCACGGAG GCTAATAGCTTGGACGAGGCCATAAAGTTTGTTAATGAAAACAAGTATGGAAATGGTGCTACTATATTCACTAGATCCGGTGTAGCTGCTAGGAAATTTCAGACCGAAATCGAGGCAGGCCAAGTGGGCATCAACGTTCCTATTCCTGTTCCTTTGCCATTTTTCTCCTTTACCGGAAACAAAGCATCATTTGCAGGCGATCTCAATTTCTACG GCAAGGCAGGGGTTAACTTTTATACACAAATCAAAACAATAACTCAGAACTGGAAGGAATCGGTTAACGAGGACAAGATTAACATGGCAATGCCAACTTCTCAAAAATCTTAA
- the LOC131645065 gene encoding methylmalonate-semialdehyde dehydrogenase [acylating], mitochondrial-like isoform X1, whose translation MATSQFSTHPNSLRVPNLIGGKFVESKSLAFIDVINPATQDVVSQVPLTTNEEFKAAVAAAKKAFPSWRNTPITKRQRVMLKFQELIRRDMDKLAISVTTEQGKTLKDAQGDVFRGLEVVEHACGMATLQMGEYVSNVANGIDTFSVKEPIGVCAGICPFNFPAMIPLWMFPVAVTCGNTFILKPSEKDPGASMLLAQLAMEAGLPEGVLNIVHGAHDTVNAICDHEDIKAISFVGSNVAGMHIYARAAAKGKRVQSNMGAKNHAIVMPDASVDATINALIAAGFGAAGQRCMALSTVVFVGGSKPWESILVERAKALKVNAGTEPDADLGPVISIQAKERIHKLIQSGFESGARLLLDGRSIVVPGYESGNFIGPTILADVTSDMECYKEEIFGPVLLLTEANSLDEAIKFVNENKYGNGATIFTRSGVAARKFQTEIEAGQVGINVPIPVPLPFFSFTGNKASFAGDLNFYGKAGVNFYTQIKTITQNWKESVNEDKINMAMPTSQKS comes from the exons ATGGCAACTTCTCAATTTTCAACTCATCCTAATTCCCTG AGAGTTCCAAATCTCATTGGGGGCAAGTTTGTTGAGTCAAAATCATTGGCTTTCATTGATGTTATAAACCCT GCAACGCAAGACGTTGTTTCACAAGTTCCTTTGACTACAAATGAAGAGTTTAAAGCTGCAGTGGCTGCAGCAAAGAAGGCATTTCCTTCATGGCGTAACACTCCGATCACGAAACGTCAACGTGTTATGTTGAAGTTCCAGGAGCTTATACGCCGAGATATG GATAAACTTGCCATCAGTGTGACTACCGAACAAGGAAAGACTTTAAAGGATGCACAAGGAGATGTATTCCGTGGATTAG AGGTGGTGGAACATGCTTGTGGGATGGCTACACTACAGATGGGAGAGTATGTTTCCAATGTGGCAAATGGAATTGATACTTTCAGTGTTAAAGAACCAATTGGTGTTTGTGCCGGTATCTGTCCTTTTAACTTTCCTGCGATGATTCCACTCTGG ATGTTCCCAGTGGCGGTTACCTGTGGCAATACCTTCATTCTGAAACCATCAGAGAAAGATCCAG GTGCTTCTATGCTTCTTGCACAATTGGCAATGGAGGCTGGTTTGCCTGAGGGTGTCTTAAATATAGTTCATGGAGCCCAT GATACTGTGAATGCTATCTGTGATCATGAAGACATCAAAGCTATATCTTTCGTTGGTTCAAATGTT GCTGGAATGCACATATACGCAAGAGCAGCAGCTAAAGGGAAGCGTGTTCAG tcTAACATGGGGGCCAAAAATCATGCAATTGTCATGCCAGATGCAAGTGTTGATGCTACCATAAATGCTTTAATTGCTGCAGGTTTTGGTGCTGCTGGACAAAGGTGCATGGCTTTAAGCACGGTTGTTTTTGTTGGAGGCTCGAAACCATG GGAAAGTATACTCGTAGAGCGTGCCAAAGCTCTTAAAGTCAATGCTGGAACTGAACCTGATGCGGACCTTGGTCCAGTCATTAGCATACAG GCAAAGGAGCGAATACACAAATTAATTCAATCTGGATTTGAAAGTGGGGCCAGACTATTGCTTGATGGAAGAAGTATAGTG GTTCCCGGATATGAATCCGGCAATTTTATTGGCCCAACCATCTTAGCCGATGTCACTTCCGACATGGAGTGCTACAAG GAGGAGATTTTTGGCCCTGTTCTTCTTCTCACGGAG GCTAATAGCTTGGACGAGGCCATAAAGTTTGTTAATGAAAACAAGTATGGAAATGGTGCTACTATATTCACTAGATCCGGTGTAGCTGCTAGGAAATTTCAGACCGAAATCGAGGCAGGCCAAGTGGGCATCAACGTTCCTATTCCTGTTCCTTTGCCATTTTTCTCCTTTACCGGAAACAAAGCATCATTTGCAGGCGATCTCAATTTCTACG GCAAGGCAGGGGTTAACTTTTATACACAAATCAAAACAATAACTCAGAACTGGAAGGAATCGGTTAACGAGGACAAGATTAACATGGCAATGCCAACTTCTCAAAAATCTTAA
- the LOC131645066 gene encoding anthocyanidin 3-O-glucosyltransferase 7-like: MTISSSENNKHVAVYVFPFGSHPVPLLNLVLKLAHASPNTLFSFIGTQQSNKPLFTKPNIPNNIKFYNIHDGVPEGHVLGSHPVEKVNLFLQTGHQNLQNGLDLAVADTKVNVTCIIADAFVVPSLLLAQKLDVPWIPVWPPLSCSLSAHFYTHFIRRKCAENNAEDRSLDFLPGLSKMRVEDLPDDIINCGEDETLFSKTLASYGEVLPKAKAVVMNFFEELDPPLFVEDMRSKLQNMLYVGFLTLSIPLPPLPPSENDETGCLSWLDKQKSTSVVYVSFGTTVTPPPHELVALAEALEESGFPFLWSLKDHLKGVLPEGFLERTSDYGKIVPWVPQTEVLGHDSVGVFVTHCGCNSVFESISNGVPMICRPFFGDHGMTGRMVEDIWEIGVKIEGGVFTRNGLLKSLKLILVKEEGKKMRKKAQKVKQTVLDAAGPNGKAVQDFNTLVEIVSSS; encoded by the coding sequence ATGACAATCTCATCATCTGAGAACAACAAACATGTTGCAGTTTATGTTTTTCCCTTTGGTAGCCATCCTGTTCCACTCCTAAACCTTGTCCTCAAACTAGCACATGCTTCACCAAACACACTTTTCTCATTCATTGGCACCCAACAATCTAACAAACCTCTCTTTACAAAACCAAACATCCCTAATAACATCAAATTTTATAATATTCATGATGGTGTTCCAGAGGGTCATGTACTTGGTTCCCACCCAGTTGAAAAAGTGAACCTTTTTCTTCAAACTGGTCATcagaatctccaaaatggactAGATTTAGCAGTTGCTGATACGAAAGTGAATGTTACATGCATCATTGCTGATGCTTTTGTTGTTCCTTCTCTTTTGTTAGCTCAGAAACTCGATGTTCCGTGGATTCCCGTTTGGCCTCCTTTATCATGCTCTCTCTCAGCACATTTCTATACTCATTTCATACGTCGAAAATGTGCTGAAAATAATGCTGAAGATAGATCTTTGGATTTTCTTCCAGGTTTGTCTAAGATGAGAGTTGAAGATTTGCCTGATGATATAATCAACTGCGGTGAAGACGAGACACTATTCTCGAAAACACTTGCTTCATATGGTGAGGTGTTGCCGAAAGCGAAAGCAGTGGTTATGAATTTCTTTGAGGAGTTGGATCCACCTTTGTTTGTTGAGGATATGAGATCAAAGTTGCAGAATATGCTTTATGTTGGTTTTCTCACTCTTTCAATTCCTCTACCGCCTTTGCCACCTTCCGAGAATGATGAAACTGGTTGTTTATCATGGTTGGACAAACAGAAGAGTACATCAGTAGTTTATGTTAGCTTTGGAACTACAGTGACACCGCCTCCACATGAGCTTGTTGCATTGGCAGAAGCACTGGAAGAAAGTGGATTTCCATTTCTTTGGTCGCTTAAGGATCATTTAAAGGGAGTTTTGCCAGAAGGGTTTCTTGAGAGGACTAGTGATTATGGGAAAATTGTTCCATGGGTGCCTCAAACTGAAGTTTTGGGACATGATTCTGTGGGAGTGTTTGTGACACACTGTGGATGTAATTcagtttttgaaagtatttcaaATGGGGTGCCTATGATATGTAGGCCATTTTTCGGAGATCATGGAATGACAGGAAGAATGGTGGAAGATATTTGGGAGATTGGTGTGAAGATTGAAGGTGGAGTGTTTACTAGAAACGGATTGCTGAAGAGTTTGAAGCTGATTCTTGTGAAGGAAGAGGgaaagaaaatgagaaagaaggcTCAAAAGGTGAAACAGACAGTGCTAGATGCAGCTGGACCAAATGGTAAAGCAGTGCAGGATTTCAACACTTTGGTGGAAATAGTTTCCAGTTCATAA